One Deltaproteobacteria bacterium genomic window, CCATCGGGGGTGTGTGGGGACCAACCAGTGCATCACCGGATGCCCCACCGGCGGCAAGCAATCCACCCTCGTCACCTATATCCCCGCCTTCCTCAAGGCGGGGGGGAGGCTCTACGCCAACTGCCGGGTCAAAAAAGTGCATCGGAAAGGGGGATGGGCTTCCGGCGTCTCGGGGATTATTGTTGATCCGGAGACGAAGAAAAAGAGGCACAAGGTAAGAATCCGGTCGAAGGTGACGGTTGTCTGCGGCGGCGCCATCCAGACCCCTTCCCTGTTGAAACGGAGCCGGATCCCCGACGAGTCGAAACGGCTCGGCAGGAATCTCTTTTTGCATCCCAACGCCAAGGTGGTGGGGATCTTTGACGATCCGGTTTATGGCTGGAAGGGGGTGAATCAAGCCTACCAGATCACCGAGTTTATCGACGAAGGGATCATCATGGGGTTGAATTTCATCCCCCCCGGCATGATGTCTCTGGCCATTCCCTTTTACGGTCCCGGTTCGGTGAACACCATGAAGGAGGTTTACAATCACTGTGTCGTCGGCGGCGCTTTGATCGAAGACACCTCGCGCGGGCGGGTCATCAACCTTCCGTTCGATCAGGCGTTGGCCACCTACACCTTAAACGACGAAGATTTTCGGAAGGCGCTCCGGGCCACGGCCCTCCTCTCCGAGATCTACTTCGCCGCCGGCGCGAAGAGGGTCTATCTCCCCTTCGAGCAGTTGCATGAGATTCACACGATCGACGAGATCCGCAAAATTTTCGAGTACCCCATCCGTCCGGTTGATCTGGAGCTGATGACGGTGCATATCATGGGAACCTGCCAGATGGGGGGCGATCCAAAGAGGTCGGTGGTCGATCCCTACGGCGAATTGCATCAGGTGAAGGGATTGTTTGTCGCCGATGCCTCGATTTTTCCCACTTCCATCGGCGTCAACCCGCAGGAGACAATCATGGCGTTTTCCACGCGGACGGCGTTTCATATCGCGGAAAATGCGTCGCATTATTTGAGGTGACAGGAATCACATTTATTTTTTTGTGAAGCAATTTTGTTCCCCCGTCCGCCGGGCAAAATTTCAGGCGGACTAAAAAATACAATAACAAGGCCCCTCAATGGGGCAAGCCTTGCGAAGCAACCACGGTTTAAGCGGACTTACAAAATTGAGAAACA contains:
- a CDS encoding GMC family oxidoreductase, coding for MIYKHTDISKNIDEECDVCVVGSGAGGAPIAKELAETGLSVIMLEEGGYYQTEDFRTTDTLGSLIRLYRDGGSEVALGKPNIYIAEGRCVGGSTTINGGMCWRTPEKILKRWQWEKGLSDLTPKRMEPYFKRVEEIISVKPILPESRNEDAEILRRGAEKLGYEVRANLRAHRGCVGTNQCITGCPTGGKQSTLVTYIPAFLKAGGRLYANCRVKKVHRKGGWASGVSGIIVDPETKKKRHKVRIRSKVTVVCGGAIQTPSLLKRSRIPDESKRLGRNLFLHPNAKVVGIFDDPVYGWKGVNQAYQITEFIDEGIIMGLNFIPPGMMSLAIPFYGPGSVNTMKEVYNHCVVGGALIEDTSRGRVINLPFDQALATYTLNDEDFRKALRATALLSEIYFAAGAKRVYLPFEQLHEIHTIDEIRKIFEYPIRPVDLELMTVHIMGTCQMGGDPKRSVVDPYGELHQVKGLFVADASIFPTSIGVNPQETIMAFSTRTAFHIAENASHYLR